Part of the Peptococcaceae bacterium genome, TTGGATGAGATGGGCTTGCCGGTCGAACAAAAAGGCACAACTCCGGGGAGGATTGAAAAATGGCGATGGATGATCTGGATTTGGAAAGGATTACTGCTAAAGTGCGCCGGGCCATAGAGGACCTGCTGGCGGCAGCCCGCCTGAACGGGGAGGACATCCTGGTGGTCGGCTGCAGCACCAGCGAGATTGTCGGGAAAAAAATCGGTACAGCCTCAAGTCTTGAGGTTGCGGCGGCGGTCATGAACGGGCTCTATCCCGTTTGCCGTGAACGGGGGCTTTTTCTGGCCGTCCAGTGCTGTGAGCATTTGAACCGGGCCCTGGTGGTGGAAAAACGCTGCCTGGAAAAATATTCGCTGGAAGAAGTTACGGTGTTCCCGGTCCAGGGAGCCGGCGGCAGCCTGGCCTACCTGGCGATGAAAAAATTCGAACATCCGGTGGTGGTCGAAAACATCCGGGCCCATGCCGGTCTGGACATCGGCGACACCTTCATCGGGATGCATCTTAAGCCGGTCGTCGTGCCGGTGCGGGGGTCATTGCAAACAGTCGGGATGGCCCACCTGACCATGGCTAGGACAAGGCCGAAGCTGATCGGA contains:
- a CDS encoding TIGR01440 family protein, whose amino-acid sequence is MDDLDLERITAKVRRAIEDLLAAARLNGEDILVVGCSTSEIVGKKIGTASSLEVAAAVMNGLYPVCRERGLFLAVQCCEHLNRALVVEKRCLEKYSLEEVTVFPVQGAGGSLAYLAMKKFEHPVVVENIRAHAGLDIGDTFIGMHLKPVVVPVRGSLQTVGMAHLTMARTRPKLIGGERARYQPC